The proteins below are encoded in one region of Caulobacter henricii:
- the rpmA gene encoding 50S ribosomal protein L27: protein MAHKKSGGSSSNGRDSDGRRLGVKKFGGEKVLAGNIIIRQRGTKFWPGAGVGIGKDHTLFALVEGAVKFVTKKHNRTYVTVAPKAQAAE, encoded by the coding sequence ATGGCTCACAAGAAATCAGGCGGCTCGTCCAGCAACGGTCGCGACTCCGACGGCCGCCGCCTTGGCGTGAAGAAGTTCGGCGGCGAGAAGGTTCTCGCTGGCAACATCATCATCCGTCAGCGCGGCACGAAGTTCTGGCCGGGTGCCGGCGTCGGCATTGGCAAGGACCACACCCTCTTCGCCCTGGTCGAAGGCGCGGTGAAGTTCGTGACCAAGAAGCATAATCGCACCTACGTAACGGTCGCGCCCAAGGCGCAGGCTGCCGAGTAG
- a CDS encoding GNAT family N-acetyltransferase — MCVIDKSPIIEARRVTLRAPTMNDVPRLASLGGDRDVSRMTTRMPWPYGRSDAEDFVGRCQAQDRRRDNTFVLDLEDEGVVGVLGLFTPPGGQLEIGYWIGKPFWGRGLATEACQSALAWAKQDWRKRLVVAGHFADNPASGQVLIKAGFLYTGVVEAKPSVARGAVAQTRMMVWLA; from the coding sequence ATGTGCGTCATCGACAAAAGCCCCATCATCGAAGCACGGCGCGTCACCCTTCGTGCGCCCACCATGAACGATGTGCCGCGCCTGGCGAGCCTCGGCGGTGATCGTGACGTCTCACGCATGACCACCCGCATGCCCTGGCCCTATGGCCGGTCGGATGCCGAAGACTTCGTGGGGCGCTGCCAGGCGCAGGACCGCCGGCGGGACAACACCTTCGTCCTGGATCTGGAAGACGAGGGCGTCGTCGGCGTCCTTGGCCTGTTCACCCCGCCGGGGGGACAGCTGGAGATCGGCTACTGGATCGGAAAGCCCTTCTGGGGCCGGGGCCTGGCGACGGAGGCCTGTCAGAGCGCCCTGGCCTGGGCCAAGCAGGACTGGCGCAAGCGGCTCGTCGTCGCCGGCCATTTCGCCGACAATCCGGCCTCGGGCCAGGTGCTGATCAAGGCCGGGTTTCTCTATACCGGCGTAGTCGAGGCCAAGCCGTCCGTCGCGCGTGGTGCGGTGGCACAGACGCGGATGATGGTCTGGCTGGCCTGA
- the obgE gene encoding GTPase ObgE: MKFLDQCKIFIRSGNGGGGAVSFRREKYIEYGGPDGGDGGRGGDIWIEAVDGLNTLIDYRYQQHFKAETGIHGMGRGRHGAAGADITLKVPVGTQVLEEDKETLIADLDTAGMSVRLCKGGNGGWGNLHFKGPVNQAPKYANPGQEGEERWIWLRLKLIADVGLVGLPNAGKSTFLAAATAAKPKIADYPFTTLTPNLGVVDLSTSERFVLADIPGLIEGASEGAGLGTRFLGHVERSAVLIHLVDATQEDICGAWTTIRGELEAYGDELGDKSEILALNKIDALDEETIAAKAAELEALTGVKPRLVSGVSGKGVKELLRAAYREVRVRRGDEIEEIDEEEDHIPETPGGWTP; encoded by the coding sequence ATGAAATTTCTGGACCAGTGCAAGATCTTTATCCGCTCCGGCAACGGCGGCGGCGGCGCGGTCTCGTTCCGACGCGAGAAGTACATCGAATATGGCGGTCCCGACGGCGGCGATGGCGGCCGGGGCGGGGATATCTGGATCGAGGCCGTGGACGGCCTCAACACCCTGATCGACTACCGCTATCAGCAGCACTTCAAGGCCGAGACCGGGATCCATGGCATGGGCCGGGGTCGCCACGGGGCCGCCGGTGCCGACATCACCCTGAAAGTCCCGGTCGGCACCCAGGTGCTGGAAGAGGACAAGGAAACCCTGATCGCCGACCTCGACACGGCCGGCATGAGCGTGCGCCTGTGCAAGGGCGGTAACGGCGGCTGGGGCAACCTGCACTTCAAGGGTCCGGTCAACCAGGCCCCGAAATATGCCAATCCGGGTCAGGAAGGCGAAGAACGCTGGATCTGGCTGCGGCTGAAGCTGATCGCGGATGTCGGCCTGGTCGGCCTGCCCAATGCCGGCAAGTCGACTTTCCTGGCCGCCGCCACGGCCGCCAAGCCGAAGATCGCCGACTATCCGTTCACGACCCTGACCCCGAACCTCGGCGTGGTCGACCTGTCGACCAGCGAGCGTTTCGTCCTGGCCGATATTCCCGGACTGATCGAAGGGGCCTCGGAAGGCGCAGGCCTCGGAACCCGGTTCCTGGGCCATGTCGAGCGGTCGGCGGTGCTGATCCATCTGGTTGATGCCACCCAGGAGGATATCTGCGGGGCCTGGACCACGATCCGGGGCGAACTCGAAGCCTATGGTGACGAGCTCGGCGACAAGTCCGAGATCCTGGCCCTGAACAAGATCGACGCCCTCGACGAAGAGACCATCGCCGCCAAGGCCGCCGAACTCGAGGCCCTGACCGGCGTCAAGCCGCGTCTGGTCTCCGGCGTCTCGGGCAAGGGCGTGAAAGAGCTGCTGAGAGCCGCCTATCGCGAAGTCCGGGTTCGTCGCGGTGACGAGATCGAGGAAATCGACGAGGAAGAAGACCATATTCCGGAGACCCCCGGGGGCTGGACCCCGTGA
- the proB gene encoding glutamate 5-kinase: protein MSPAQQGAEPGPLATARRIVFKVGSALLVDAETGAANHAWLKAFCDDAAALRARGQQVVVVSSGAVALGRRRLGLTGRKSLTLPEKQAAAAAGQSLLMRAWEEAFEPHAIGVAQILMTRDDTETRRRWLNARATVETLLGLGVVPVVNENDTVVTEEIRYGDNDRLAARVAQLAGADLLVLLSDIDGLYTADPRRDPAAAHLPVISEITAQIEAMAGGANAASGVGTGGMATKIAAARIARAAGCATLITLGSRPHPLKAIEEGGKATLIDAGASPAAAYKAWIAGSLAPQGWVSVDAGAAAALAKGKSLLAAGVRAVEGPFDKGDAVRVRDDTGREVARGLIRYDSADAHRIAGLRSDAIEAELGFTEGPMIHADDLAVAD from the coding sequence GTGAGTCCGGCCCAGCAGGGCGCGGAACCCGGGCCACTCGCCACGGCGAGGCGCATCGTCTTCAAGGTGGGTTCGGCCCTGCTGGTCGACGCCGAGACCGGCGCGGCCAACCACGCCTGGCTGAAGGCCTTCTGCGATGATGCCGCCGCCTTGCGCGCCCGGGGTCAGCAGGTGGTCGTGGTCTCGTCCGGGGCCGTGGCCCTCGGCCGTCGTCGCCTAGGCCTGACCGGCCGCAAGTCCCTGACCCTGCCGGAGAAACAGGCCGCCGCCGCCGCCGGCCAGTCCCTGCTGATGCGCGCCTGGGAAGAGGCCTTCGAGCCGCATGCCATCGGCGTCGCCCAGATCCTGATGACCCGCGACGATACCGAGACCCGGCGGCGCTGGCTCAATGCCCGGGCCACAGTCGAGACCCTGCTGGGCCTGGGTGTCGTTCCGGTGGTCAATGAGAACGACACGGTCGTCACCGAGGAAATCCGCTACGGAGACAATGACCGCCTTGCCGCACGGGTCGCCCAGCTGGCGGGGGCCGACCTGCTGGTCCTGCTGTCCGACATCGACGGGCTCTACACGGCTGACCCCCGGCGCGATCCGGCCGCGGCCCACCTGCCGGTGATTTCGGAAATCACCGCCCAGATCGAGGCCATGGCCGGCGGGGCCAATGCGGCGTCAGGGGTCGGCACCGGCGGCATGGCCACCAAGATCGCCGCCGCCCGCATCGCCCGCGCCGCCGGCTGCGCCACCCTGATCACCCTGGGATCGCGCCCCCACCCGCTAAAGGCCATCGAAGAGGGCGGCAAGGCGACCTTGATCGATGCCGGTGCCAGTCCCGCCGCCGCCTACAAGGCCTGGATAGCCGGCAGCCTGGCCCCACAGGGATGGGTCTCGGTCGATGCCGGCGCCGCTGCAGCCCTGGCTAAGGGCAAGAGCCTGCTCGCCGCCGGGGTCCGGGCCGTCGAAGGCCCCTTCGACAAGGGCGATGCCGTGCGGGTGCGCGACGACACCGGCCGCGAAGTGGCCCGAGGCCTGATCCGCTATGACAGCGCCGACGCCCACCGCATCGCCGGCCTGCGCTCGGACGCCATCGAGGCCGAGCTGGGCTTCACCGAGGGCCCGATGATCCATGCCGACGATCTGGCGGTCGCGGACTAG
- a CDS encoding cupin-like domain-containing protein codes for MTLGPAPFRTPEWRDVSREVFRDLIVPAGRPAVLKGLVADWPAVAAGQTSDQAMADYLLGLDAGGPVTILHGGPEIGGRFFYTDSLDGLNFRRRTVPLREALGALLSFRDAAEPPALAVQSTPTASALPGFTAANPQPLLDDAVGPRIWIGNAITTATHFDMNYNIACAVAGRRRFTLFPPDQLKNLYLGPLEFTPAGPPVSMVDIAAPDLDRYPRFAEAWSTAQVAELEPGDAIYIPYFWFHNVESLDPFTVLINYWWAEPRAVLGRPLEALLHAMASIREMSASERAIWRDVFDHFVFKTDGDPVAHLPPDRRGSLGEMTPEHLTRIRGILLQALGKA; via the coding sequence ATGACCCTCGGCCCCGCTCCGTTCCGGACGCCCGAATGGCGTGATGTCAGCCGCGAGGTCTTCCGCGATCTGATCGTGCCCGCCGGCCGGCCTGCTGTCCTGAAAGGTCTGGTCGCCGACTGGCCCGCCGTGGCGGCCGGCCAGACCTCCGATCAGGCCATGGCCGACTACCTGCTGGGCCTGGACGCCGGCGGACCGGTCACAATTCTGCATGGCGGACCCGAGATCGGCGGGCGGTTCTTCTATACCGACAGCCTGGACGGCCTGAACTTCCGCCGCCGCACCGTGCCCCTGCGCGAGGCCCTGGGAGCCCTGCTGTCGTTCCGCGACGCCGCCGAGCCCCCGGCCCTGGCCGTGCAGTCGACCCCGACCGCCAGCGCCCTGCCCGGCTTCACCGCCGCCAATCCCCAGCCCCTGCTCGACGACGCGGTCGGGCCCCGGATCTGGATCGGCAATGCGATCACCACCGCGACCCATTTCGACATGAACTACAATATCGCCTGCGCGGTGGCGGGCCGGCGGCGTTTCACCCTGTTCCCGCCCGACCAGCTGAAGAACCTCTATCTGGGCCCCCTGGAGTTCACCCCGGCCGGTCCGCCGGTCAGCATGGTGGACATCGCCGCCCCCGATCTCGACCGCTATCCGCGCTTCGCCGAGGCCTGGTCCACGGCCCAGGTCGCCGAGCTGGAGCCCGGGGATGCGATCTACATCCCCTATTTCTGGTTCCACAATGTCGAGTCGCTCGACCCCTTCACCGTCCTGATCAACTACTGGTGGGCCGAGCCGCGCGCGGTTCTGGGCCGCCCCCTGGAGGCCCTGCTGCACGCCATGGCCTCGATCCGCGAGATGTCCGCCAGCGAGCGGGCGATCTGGCGCGACGTCTTTGATCACTTCGTCTTCAAGACCGACGGCGACCCGGTCGCCCACCTGCCGCCGGACCGGCGCGGCTCCCTGGGCGAGATGACACCCGAGCATCTGACCCGCATCCGCGGAATCCTGCTGCAGGCCCTGGGCAAGGCGTAG
- a CDS encoding UbiD family decarboxylase, with product MAYRSLREFIDVLEAKGELVRVSEPVSSVLEMTEIQTRLLATGGPAVLFEHVILADGSRSPMPALANLFGTVKRVAMGVTLGGEPRETAGELREVGELLAFLRQPAPPKGLKDALDMLPLAKTVMAMRPGTVKKAPVQEIVLTGDDIDLSKLPVQTCWPGEPAPLITWPLIVTKGPGKDREDDFNLGIYRMQVLGKDRCIMRWLAHRGGAQHYARHKQAGRREPLPACAVLGADPGTILAAVTPVPDTLSEYQFAGLLRGAKVDLVAAKTVPLMVPAHAEIVLEGHVLLDEYADEGPYGDHTGYYNSVEKFPVFQVTAITMRRDPIYLTTFTGRPPDEPSVLGEALNEVFIPLLRQQFPEIVDFWLPPEGCSYRIAVVSMKKAYPGHAKRVMLGVWSYLRQFMYTKWVIVVDHDINARDWKDVMWAISTKMDPARDITLIEHTPIDYLDFASPESGLGSKIGLDATDKLPPETHREWGQEIRMDQGVVDKVSDMWGRLGLPGDGKPIWK from the coding sequence ATGGCCTATCGGTCCCTGCGCGAATTCATCGACGTCCTCGAGGCCAAGGGCGAACTCGTCCGGGTCAGCGAGCCGGTCTCGTCCGTGCTGGAAATGACCGAGATCCAGACCCGCCTGCTGGCCACCGGCGGCCCGGCGGTGCTGTTCGAGCACGTCATACTGGCTGATGGGTCACGGTCGCCGATGCCGGCCCTGGCCAACCTGTTCGGCACGGTCAAGCGCGTGGCCATGGGCGTCACCCTGGGCGGCGAGCCCCGCGAGACGGCCGGCGAACTGCGCGAGGTCGGCGAACTGCTGGCCTTCCTGCGCCAGCCCGCCCCGCCCAAGGGGCTCAAGGATGCCCTCGACATGCTGCCCCTGGCCAAGACGGTCATGGCCATGCGGCCGGGCACGGTGAAGAAGGCACCGGTGCAGGAGATCGTCCTGACCGGCGACGATATCGACCTGTCGAAACTGCCCGTTCAGACCTGCTGGCCCGGCGAGCCGGCCCCACTGATCACCTGGCCGCTGATCGTCACCAAGGGCCCCGGCAAGGACCGCGAGGACGACTTCAACCTGGGCATCTACCGCATGCAGGTGCTGGGCAAGGACAGGTGCATCATGCGCTGGCTGGCCCATCGCGGCGGGGCCCAGCACTATGCCCGCCACAAGCAGGCCGGCAGGCGCGAGCCCCTGCCCGCCTGCGCCGTGCTGGGGGCTGATCCCGGCACCATCCTGGCCGCCGTGACCCCGGTGCCCGACACCCTCTCCGAATACCAGTTCGCCGGCCTGCTGCGCGGGGCCAAGGTCGACCTCGTGGCCGCCAAGACCGTGCCCCTGATGGTCCCCGCCCACGCCGAGATCGTGCTGGAGGGCCACGTCCTGCTCGATGAGTATGCCGACGAAGGCCCCTATGGCGACCACACCGGCTATTACAACAGCGTCGAGAAGTTCCCGGTCTTCCAGGTGACCGCGATCACCATGCGCAGGGACCCGATCTACCTGACCACCTTCACCGGTCGGCCGCCGGACGAGCCCTCGGTTCTGGGCGAGGCGCTCAACGAGGTGTTCATCCCGCTGCTGCGCCAGCAGTTCCCCGAGATCGTCGACTTCTGGCTGCCGCCCGAGGGCTGCAGCTATCGCATCGCCGTGGTCTCGATGAAGAAGGCCTATCCGGGCCACGCCAAGCGCGTGATGCTGGGCGTCTGGAGCTATCTGCGCCAGTTCATGTACACCAAGTGGGTGATCGTCGTGGACCACGACATCAATGCCCGCGACTGGAAGGACGTCATGTGGGCGATCAGCACCAAGATGGACCCGGCGCGGGACATCACGCTGATCGAGCACACGCCGATCGACTATCTCGACTTCGCCAGCCCCGAGAGCGGCCTGGGTTCCAAGATCGGTCTGGACGCCACCGACAAGCTGCCGCCTGAAACCCATCGCGAATGGGGCCAGGAGATCCGCATGGATCAGGGCGTGGTCGACAAGGTCAGCGACATGTGGGGCCGGCTGGGCCTGCCGGGTGACGGCAAGCCGATCTGGAAGTAG
- a CDS encoding AbrB/MazE/SpoVT family DNA-binding domain-containing protein, whose amino-acid sequence MSSVIRKIGNSAGVALPKSVLATLGAKLGDRIDFVSENGRVFLSPVTIDPREGWEEDSKRLGAKGLSEEDRELLEARLTNEAAKDRDW is encoded by the coding sequence ATGTCATCGGTTATTCGCAAGATCGGCAACTCTGCGGGCGTCGCACTGCCCAAGTCGGTGCTTGCAACGCTGGGTGCCAAGCTGGGCGACCGCATCGACTTTGTCTCTGAGAATGGCCGGGTCTTCCTGTCGCCAGTAACGATCGACCCTCGCGAAGGCTGGGAAGAAGACTCCAAGCGGCTCGGGGCCAAAGGCCTGAGCGAAGAGGATCGCGAATTGCTGGAAGCACGACTTACCAACGAGGCAGCGAAGGACCGGGATTGGTGA
- a CDS encoding type II toxin-antitoxin system PemK/MazF family toxin, protein MKGGEVWLTRLDPTEGSEIRKTRPCLIVSPDRLSHHDIFIIAPMSSGDAKARFRIEVEFQGRAGRVLPDQVRAMVKNRPIRRLGRQDDEALYQVLSGLRLMFEPD, encoded by the coding sequence GTGAAGGGCGGCGAGGTCTGGCTGACCCGTCTGGATCCCACCGAAGGCAGCGAGATCCGCAAGACGCGGCCGTGCCTCATCGTCTCGCCCGATCGCCTGAGCCATCACGACATCTTCATCATCGCGCCGATGAGTTCCGGGGATGCGAAGGCGCGCTTTCGCATTGAGGTCGAGTTCCAGGGCCGGGCGGGTCGGGTCTTGCCGGATCAGGTGCGAGCCATGGTGAAAAACCGGCCGATCCGACGGCTCGGACGGCAGGACGACGAGGCCCTGTATCAGGTCCTGAGCGGGCTGCGTCTGATGTTTGAGCCAGACTGA
- a CDS encoding M14 family metallopeptidase: MRKILFLAALAALSPSVVMSQTPPTAKAPWDQPFLPPAPAWQGASQALLRDGSDPWVTAFEADPAHDFSPNYVETRKWFDRLDKASSLIRIEAFGTSPEGREIYAVIASKDGAKLDPRKPLLLVQAGIHPGEIDGKDAGMMLLRDIAFPNGAFPAKDALLDKVNLLLIPILSVDGHERASAYSRPNQRGPRIQGWRNTATNQNLNRDFMKLDQPEMQALKRLQAKYRADLYVDVHVTDGMDYQYDVTYGFNGENGVWSRSPTIAQWLNGVLKPALNQGLEAQGHIPGELVFGIDEHNPKAGFSDGGLGERFSNGWGAAAHVPTILIENHSLKPHAQRVLGTYVLIETALKLLAEKGGDLRSAIAADSALRPVEIPANFVADPKPAYTRTFKGILYETYDSPASGRKEIRWLGEPDPELWQVPFYGSKPSLTLKRPTAYYVPSYRADLIERLKLHGVTVEPLAAARTLPVEMLRLTDPKLATRANEGHVQITVTQVKAETRDWTFPAGSVRVPTDQPLGDLVVLLLEPQSSESFFAWGMVPEVLSRVEYIEGYAIAPLAEKMMAADPALKAEFEEKLAADPKFAADPEARLSWFYRRTPFYDDRHLLYPIARELAL, from the coding sequence ATGCGGAAGATCCTGTTCCTCGCGGCCCTGGCCGCCCTGTCGCCGAGTGTCGTCATGTCCCAGACCCCTCCGACCGCCAAGGCCCCCTGGGACCAGCCCTTCCTGCCGCCCGCGCCGGCCTGGCAGGGCGCCAGCCAGGCCCTGCTGCGCGACGGGTCCGATCCGTGGGTGACGGCGTTCGAGGCCGATCCAGCCCATGACTTCAGCCCCAACTATGTCGAGACCCGCAAATGGTTCGACCGGCTGGACAAGGCCTCAAGCCTGATCCGCATCGAAGCGTTCGGGACCTCGCCTGAAGGCCGCGAGATCTATGCGGTGATCGCCTCCAAGGACGGAGCCAAGCTCGACCCCAGGAAGCCGCTGCTGCTGGTCCAGGCCGGCATCCATCCGGGCGAGATCGACGGCAAGGACGCCGGCATGATGCTGCTGCGCGACATCGCCTTCCCCAATGGGGCCTTCCCCGCCAAGGACGCGCTGCTCGACAAGGTCAACCTGCTGCTGATCCCGATCCTGTCGGTCGACGGCCATGAGCGGGCCTCCGCCTATAGCCGCCCCAACCAGCGCGGCCCCCGCATCCAGGGCTGGCGAAATACGGCGACCAACCAGAACCTCAACCGCGACTTCATGAAGCTCGACCAGCCGGAAATGCAGGCGCTGAAGCGTCTGCAGGCCAAGTACCGGGCCGATCTCTATGTCGATGTCCATGTCACCGACGGCATGGACTACCAGTATGACGTCACCTACGGCTTCAATGGTGAGAACGGCGTCTGGAGCCGCTCGCCGACCATTGCCCAATGGCTGAACGGGGTGCTCAAGCCCGCCCTCAACCAGGGCCTCGAAGCCCAGGGTCACATTCCCGGCGAGCTGGTGTTCGGCATCGACGAGCACAATCCCAAGGCCGGTTTCTCGGACGGCGGCCTGGGCGAGCGCTTCTCCAATGGCTGGGGCGCGGCGGCCCATGTCCCGACCATCCTGATCGAGAACCACAGCCTCAAGCCCCACGCCCAGCGCGTGCTCGGAACCTATGTGCTGATCGAAACCGCCCTGAAGCTGCTGGCCGAAAAGGGCGGCGACCTGAGATCGGCCATCGCCGCCGACAGCGCCCTGCGCCCGGTCGAGATCCCGGCCAATTTCGTCGCCGATCCCAAGCCTGCCTATACGCGCACCTTCAAGGGCATCCTCTACGAGACCTATGACAGCCCGGCCTCGGGCCGGAAGGAGATCCGCTGGCTGGGGGAGCCTGACCCGGAGCTTTGGCAAGTTCCGTTCTATGGCTCCAAGCCGTCCCTGACCCTGAAACGGCCCACCGCCTATTATGTCCCCAGCTATCGCGCCGATCTGATCGAACGACTCAAGCTGCACGGCGTGACGGTCGAGCCCCTGGCGGCCGCCAGGACCCTGCCGGTCGAGATGCTGCGCCTGACCGACCCCAAGCTGGCGACTCGCGCCAATGAGGGTCACGTCCAGATCACCGTCACCCAGGTCAAGGCCGAGACCCGCGACTGGACCTTCCCGGCCGGATCGGTGCGGGTGCCGACCGACCAGCCTCTGGGCGACCTCGTCGTGCTGCTGCTGGAGCCGCAATCCAGCGAGAGCTTCTTCGCCTGGGGCATGGTGCCCGAGGTGCTGAGCCGGGTCGAATATATCGAGGGCTATGCCATCGCACCCCTGGCCGAAAAGATGATGGCGGCGGATCCTGCGCTCAAAGCCGAGTTCGAGGAGAAGCTGGCGGCCGACCCGAAATTCGCGGCCGATCCGGAAGCGCGCCTCTCATGGTTCTACCGCCGGACACCCTTCTATGACGACCGCCACCTGCTCTACCCGATCGCGCGTGAACTCGCCCTATAG
- a CDS encoding MAPEG family protein: protein MDTITSGHAAALWAGLHVFLMLTLSLLVVRLRQKHKVSLGDEGIPELARAIRAFGNATEYVPTGLIALVVLAVVGAPPLAIHVAGFVLFSGRLVHAVGLSSSGGASIPRALGMVATWLAYIFVGVALLFYAIA, encoded by the coding sequence ATGGATACGATCACTTCGGGTCATGCCGCCGCCCTCTGGGCAGGCCTGCACGTCTTCCTGATGCTGACCCTGTCGCTGCTGGTCGTGCGCCTGCGCCAGAAGCACAAGGTCTCGCTCGGCGACGAAGGCATTCCCGAACTGGCGCGCGCCATCCGTGCCTTCGGCAATGCCACCGAGTATGTGCCCACCGGCCTGATCGCCCTGGTGGTTCTGGCGGTGGTCGGGGCCCCGCCCCTGGCGATCCATGTGGCCGGCTTTGTGCTGTTCTCCGGCCGCCTGGTCCATGCGGTCGGCCTGTCCAGCAGCGGCGGGGCCTCGATCCCGCGCGCCCTCGGCATGGTGGCTACCTGGCTGGCCTATATCTTCGTCGGCGTGGCCCTGCTGTTCTACGCCATCGCCTGA
- a CDS encoding TldD/PmbA family protein has protein sequence MDDNLLNDVVSAALKAGADTAEAVFAERKSLSVSVRLGELEEVEREEARDLGLRVFIGQRSATVSGSDISSEARAKLIERAVAMARLAPEDPYASLAPGDRMARGPFPELDLIDTYEPTAETLETQARLAEEGARSVEGVTNSDGGTASWSAATWRLVTSAGFSGAHAATGHSLSCSAIAGEGAGMERGGEGRSTRHFADLPGAGDIGREAGRSAVVRLNARKIASTTAPVIFENRLAMSLIGPLLGAISGPSIARGSSFLKDKLNQQVFARGVSLIEDPHRVRGLGSAPFDDEGVATVRRALIDDGVLTTWLLNTSSAKQLGLETTGHASRGLAGPSGVSTSNLTLSTGTRDQAGLMADAGTGLLVTSMFGPALNGNTGDWSVGCSGLWFENGEITGPVTEITVAGNLIDIYARLIPGTDLEFRGANNAPSILVDGLAIAGK, from the coding sequence ATGGACGATAATCTGCTGAACGACGTGGTCTCGGCCGCACTCAAGGCTGGGGCCGATACGGCCGAAGCCGTCTTCGCCGAGCGCAAATCCCTTTCCGTCAGTGTTCGCCTGGGCGAACTGGAAGAGGTCGAACGCGAAGAGGCCCGCGATCTGGGCCTGCGCGTGTTCATCGGCCAGCGCAGCGCAACGGTCTCGGGCTCGGACATTTCCAGCGAGGCCCGCGCCAAGCTGATCGAGCGTGCGGTGGCCATGGCCCGGCTGGCACCCGAGGATCCCTATGCGAGCCTCGCGCCCGGTGATCGCATGGCCAGAGGACCGTTCCCCGAACTCGATCTGATCGACACCTATGAGCCGACCGCCGAGACCCTGGAAACCCAGGCGCGCCTCGCCGAAGAGGGGGCCCGCTCGGTCGAGGGCGTAACCAATTCCGATGGCGGTACGGCCAGCTGGAGCGCCGCGACCTGGCGCCTGGTCACCAGTGCCGGCTTTTCCGGAGCCCATGCCGCCACCGGCCATTCCCTGTCCTGCTCGGCCATTGCCGGCGAGGGCGCGGGCATGGAGCGGGGCGGCGAAGGCCGTTCGACCCGTCACTTCGCCGATCTGCCGGGTGCCGGCGATATCGGTCGCGAGGCGGGCCGTTCGGCAGTCGTGCGGCTCAATGCCCGCAAGATCGCCTCGACCACCGCGCCGGTGATCTTCGAAAACCGCCTGGCCATGTCACTGATCGGTCCGCTGCTCGGGGCCATTTCCGGTCCCTCGATCGCGCGCGGATCGTCCTTCCTGAAAGACAAGCTGAACCAGCAGGTCTTCGCCCGGGGCGTCAGCCTGATCGAGGACCCACACCGGGTGCGCGGCCTGGGTTCGGCCCCCTTCGATGACGAGGGCGTTGCCACCGTCCGCCGGGCCCTGATCGACGACGGCGTCCTGACCACCTGGCTGCTCAATACCAGCAGTGCCAAACAGCTGGGCCTTGAGACAACCGGCCATGCCTCGCGCGGTCTGGCGGGTCCTTCGGGCGTCTCGACCAGCAACCTGACCCTGTCGACGGGGACGCGCGATCAGGCCGGACTGATGGCCGATGCCGGGACGGGTCTACTGGTCACCTCGATGTTCGGCCCCGCGCTGAACGGCAATACCGGCGACTGGTCGGTGGGCTGTTCGGGCCTGTGGTTCGAGAACGGCGAGATCACCGGGCCTGTCACGGAGATCACCGTGGCCGGAAACCTGATCGACATCTATGCCCGCCTGATTCCGGGCACGGACCTGGAGTTCCGCGGTGCCAATAATGCGCCGTCCATCCTCGTCGACGGTCTGGCCATCGCCGGCAAATGA
- a CDS encoding 3'(2'),5'-bisphosphate nucleotidase CysQ: MTDLDLILDAAREAGELALKARAGGLKIWSKDGGSPVTDADLAVDTLLKTRLRAARPDYGWLSEETVDDPARLTTTRQFVVDPIDGTVAFMKNKPWFAVSIAVVENGRPIAGVVHAPALNETYSARHGGGATLNGMAISPSDTDDLEDAAMLGDAKMFVHPAWTTPWPAMRVESRNSIAYRVCLVAAGAFDAAVALSPKSEWDVAAADLIRTEAGAWLSDHKGNPYRYNRPVPLVPSLVCANATLAPLILNRVGHIDLP, from the coding sequence ATGACCGATCTGGATCTGATCCTCGACGCGGCGCGAGAGGCGGGCGAGCTGGCCCTCAAGGCGCGCGCCGGGGGTCTGAAGATCTGGTCCAAGGACGGCGGCTCACCGGTGACCGACGCCGATCTGGCCGTCGATACCCTGCTGAAGACGCGCCTGCGGGCCGCCCGGCCCGACTATGGCTGGCTGTCGGAAGAAACCGTCGATGATCCGGCCCGCCTGACGACGACGCGCCAGTTCGTGGTCGACCCGATCGACGGCACGGTCGCCTTCATGAAGAACAAGCCGTGGTTCGCCGTGTCTATTGCCGTGGTCGAGAACGGCCGGCCGATCGCCGGTGTCGTCCATGCCCCGGCCCTGAACGAGACCTATTCGGCCCGACACGGAGGCGGGGCGACGCTCAATGGCATGGCCATTTCGCCGAGCGACACCGACGATCTCGAGGACGCCGCCATGCTGGGTGACGCCAAGATGTTCGTGCACCCGGCCTGGACGACCCCTTGGCCCGCCATGCGGGTCGAGAGCCGCAACTCGATCGCCTATCGGGTCTGTCTGGTCGCCGCCGGGGCTTTCGATGCGGCCGTCGCCCTGTCCCCCAAGAGCGAGTGGGATGTCGCCGCAGCCGATCTGATCCGCACGGAGGCCGGTGCCTGGTTATCGGACCACAAGGGCAATCCCTACCGCTATAATCGCCCTGTTCCGCTGGTTCCGAGCCTGGTTTGCGCCAATGCGACACTCGCGCCATTGATCCTTAACCGTGTCGGGCATATCGACCTGCCATAA